A stretch of Thermomicrobium roseum DSM 5159 DNA encodes these proteins:
- a CDS encoding cytidine deaminase, with the protein MAIGLAAADGDTEIDTIVAVHRWGEVVPPCGMCRELMTDQASEARVIVPDGGGETGVAFDWLLPLHDERRVGP; encoded by the coding sequence GTGGCGATCGGTCTGGCAGCGGCTGATGGCGATACCGAAATCGACACGATCGTCGCCGTGCATCGATGGGGTGAGGTGGTACCACCGTGCGGGATGTGCCGGGAACTCATGACTGACCAGGCATCGGAAGCTCGGGTGATCGTGCCGGACGGCGGCGGTGAGACGGGCGTTGCCTTCGATTGGCTTCTACCGCTGCACGACGAGCGTCGTGTGGGTCCATGA
- a CDS encoding blasticidin-S deaminase yields the protein MTRTQSDRLLAAVAREIIGWRSKQGWQQIGRALRTRSRMVSSAVHLEATIGLC from the coding sequence ATGACACGCACGCAAAGCGATCGTCTGCTCGCTGCGGTGGCACGCGAGATCATCGGATGGCGCTCCAAACAGGGCTGGCAGCAGATCGGTCGTGCACTGCGGACACGATCCAGAATGGTGTCCAGTGCGGTGCATCTGGAGGCGACGATCGGTCTCTGCTGA